DNA from Acidobacteriota bacterium:
GCGCCGGCTAGGTCGGCGAGGGTTGCGCCTTCCGCCTCGACCTGAACCAGGGTCTGGACCACGGTCCTGCTCTCCTTGCGGCCCGGGAAGGAGACGTCGAGCGCTGCGGCCAGTTCCGGCGCGCCCGAGGGCAGGTCGGTCGAGTAGGACTCGAACGTCCGCAGCCACTCGTCGGACGGCGCTTCGATCGGTTCCAGTTTCTCGCCGATCATCCGCTCGTAGAAGAAGCCGAGCATGCCGCCCCAGTCGTTCAGGATCTGGATGATCCGGAGCGCGTATCCGAGTTCCTCCTCCTTGCAGCCGGCGCCGAGGTCCTCCCGGCGGAGACCGCCGATGCCGGCGCCCGGCAGGTCGAGCCGGCCGCCGGGCTGGAGGGACGAGATGCTGAGTTCTTCGCTTGGGTACCACGCCCGCCAGGGGCCAACGCCGAGCCGCCGGTAGAAGATGACCGCGTACTGGTCCGGCCGCAGCCGGCGGGAGAAGATCGCGCCCATCACCTCGCTCAGGTCCTGGAAGCCGTAGAACCAGGCCTCGATGCTCGTCGCCGAGCGCCTGGGACAGATTTCCACGTGGACACCGGGCGGTCCGTTCAGCAGGTAGTAGCGCGCCCGTTCGTCATCGGTGTTCTCGAACAACTGGCGGACCATGGACAGTCGCTCGCTCCAGTGCTCGCGGAACTCGTTGCGGGCCGTGTCGGGATAGGGGTCGCGCGCCTTCCAGAACTCGGCGATGAAGGCGTCCCGCTGGTAGTCCTGGGACAGGCAGAGGAAGGACTGGATCTCCTCGTCGCTGAGCAGCAGGGCGACTTCCTCGGTCCATTGCCGGTGGTGGGGCGGCAGGTTCTCGACCGCGGGTTGGCGGCCGTCCTGGCAGGGCGGCCGCTTCTTCCTGGCGGCCGATGCCGTGCCGCTGGCGAGGATCAGCGCGACGATTGCGATGAGGAAGGCTCGGATGAGGACGCGGCTGCGCACGCGGGACTAGAGTACACCGGACCTGAGAGAGGAGGGAGGAGTGACATTCGTCGACAAGAGCCCTGAACGGATCGCCGAGTTGGAGCAGGAAGTAGGTCATCTGAGGCGCCGGATCGATCAGTTGAAGGCCCGCGACGTCCACGGCTACCTGTTGTCGGACGCGGCTCAGGAGGACTGGTTCGACCTTCGTCGTATCCCGGACGTCGGTCTTTCCGCCGAGGCGGCTCGCCTGATGGTGGAGAACGCGCATTCACTCGACTTCGATCAGAGGCTGAATACGTCGTCGTACGTGAACGTGGCGCTCGATGAGGAAGAGGCTGCGATCGTGCTGATGGGAATGCAGGTGAATCTGGCTGATCAGACCGTGTATCCGCAGTCCTACAAGCTGCACGATACGACCGTGAACGTGATCGCCGACCTGTGGAACTGCCCGAAGCCTGACGATTTCGACGACTACGGCGTATTCCCCGGCGCGGGCACCGTCGGTTCGACCGAGGCGTGCCTCCTCGCCGGTCTCGCGCTCAAGTTCCGTTGGCGTCATTGGTACGCCCGGCACAAGCGGACCACCGTCGATCGAATCCTCGGTGTACGGCCGAATCTGGTCATCTCGACCTGTTTCCAGGCCGCATGGGAGAAGCTCTTCAAGTACATGGACATCGAACCGCGCCTGTTGGAGCCGTCAGTCGGGAGCTTCGTCCTTGACCCGGAGCGTGTTCGAGAGGCGATGGACGACCGGACGATCGGCGTCGTGTGCATCATGGGCAATCACTACGGTGGGCAGTACGACCCTGTCCACGTGGTGGACAGGGTCGTGGAGGAGGTGAACCGGGAGCGCGGTTTCCGCGTCGGCATCCACGTCGATGCCGCTTCCGGAGGCTTCGTGGCTCCGTTCCAGGATGGCCTTCCGCCATGGGACTTCCGGCTGAAGAACGTTCTGTCGATCTCTGCAAGCGGCCACAAGTACGGGGAGTCCTGCTGCGGCACCGGCTGGGTCGTCTGGCGCGAGCGAAGCGACCTGAGCGAGCACGTGGGAATCTCAGTGACGTACCTGGGCGGCAAGGCGCATTCGTACGCCCTGAACTTCTCGCGGCCGGCGAGCGGTGTCTATGACCAGTACTACAAGCTGATCCACTTCGGCCGGGAGGGTTACGAGCGCGTCACGAAGAACATGATGGAGAACGCCAGGTTCATCCGCGACGGGCTGAAGTCGATGACCTGCAACGGGATGCCGCGGTTCCTGCTTCTCGACGATGGCGACGAGCGTTGCCTGCCGGTGGTCAGCGCGATGTTGAATCCGGATTGCGGGTTGGACTATGACGCGACCGATCTCCAGCACGCGGTCTCCCAACATCATTGGTACGTCGGCAGCTACCCGATGGGGTACGGCCATCCGGTAACTGGTGAGCAGTTGCCGCTGTTCCACGACGCCGACCCGGAACAGTCGATGTTCCGGGTTGTCGTCAAGAGCAATCTCACCCGCAATCTGGCCGGACATCTCCTCGAGTCCTTGGAGCACGCGCTGGAGACGCTCGACACGGTCAGCGCTTCAGGGACACGGAGCTTCGAGTGGCACAGGCTGCGCCACAAGGATCAGCGTCGCTTCACTGATCACTGCTGAGGCGTCACACCGGGAGCGCGGTGCTCAGGGCCGGTAAGTGAAGGCCTGGCGGCCGACCGGCACGGACTCCGCGACCAGGTTGGCCCAGCGGCAGAGGATCGGCCGCGTGTCCCGCGGGTCGATGATCTCCTCGATCTCGAAGTACTCGGCCGAGCGGAACGGCGAGCGGACGCGGTTCAGGCGCTCCTTGATCCGGGCCAAGTGGGCGTCGTAGTCCTCCGCTTCGGCGAGTTCCGCCTTGTAGGCGACCTCGATGCCGCCTTCGATCGGCAGCGAGCCCCAGTCGCCTGAGGGCCAGGCGTAGCGAAAATGGTGGCTGCCCGGTTTGTGGTTGGCGCCGCCGGCGACGCCGAAGGCCTTTCGGATCACCACGCAGCAGAAGGGCGTCGTGCACTGTCCCAGCGCCGCCAGGACCTGGGAGCCGAAACGGATCGTGGCTGTGTGTTCGGATTCGCGGCCGATCAGGAAGCCCGGACAGTCCTCGAGGTGGAGCAGCGGCAGGTGGAAGGTCGATGCCAGGTCGATCAGCCGGGACAGCTTGCGGCAGGAGTCAGCGTCCCAGCCGCCGCCGTAGACGTTCACGTCCTCGGCGAAGATCGCGATCGGCCAGCCGTCCAGGCGCGCCAGACCGGTGATGATGGACCGGCCCCAGTCGCGGCCGATCTCGAAGAAGGAGCCGCGGTCCACTATCCGGCCGAGCAGTTCGCGCATCCGGTAGGTGCGCTTCGGGTCGCGCGGCACGAAGTCGAGCAGTTCCGGGTCGCGGCGCTCCGGGTCGTCGCCGCGCTCCGATTCGGGAAGCCGCGGCGGCAGTTGATCGACGTTGGTCGGCAGGTAGGAGAGGAACCGGCGGGCGCGGTCGAACGCCTCGACCTCGGTGTCCACCGCGTCGTCGATCGCTCCGTTCGCGGTGTGGATGCGGGCGTGTCCGAGTTCTTCCTTGGGCACTGTGCCGCCGCCGGCCCATTCGACCAGTGCCGGGCCGGCGATCATCATCTGGGCCGTGTCGCGGACGATGACCGAGTAGTGGGCGGTGCAGACCCGGGCGGCCCCGATGCCGGCGACCGAGCCGAGCGCCAGGGACACGGATGGGGCGACCGCCAGGTGCCGCACGACGACTTCCCAGCTTCGAAGCTCGGGTATGTAGGTGCGGCCCGCCATCTCGATCGTCTTGACCGAGCCGCCGCCCCCCATGCCGTCGACCAGGCGCACGTGGGGGAGCTTCATCTCGAGCGCGAGACCTTCCGACCGCGTCCGTTTGGCGGGGATCGAGGCGTCGGCCGAACCGCCGCGCACCGTGAAGTCGTCGCCGGAGACGATGGCCGGACGGCCGTCGATCTCCCCGACGCCGAAGACGAAGTTCGAAGGCCGGAAGGACACGAGTTCGCCGTCCTTCGTGTACTCCGCACGGCCGGCGATCTCGCCGATCTCGTGGAAGCTGCCGGCGTCGATCATCGCGTCGATGCGCTCGCGGACGGTCAGCTTGCCGAAGTGATGCTGGCGCTCGACCTTGTCCGTGCCCCCCATCTCCCGCGCCAGTTCACGGCGACGCTTCAGTTCATCGATCTCGGAACGCCAGCTCACGTCGTTCTCCTCACTCCGTTTCGCTCCGGCGTTCCATCCGTCGCAGCAGCGCCCGCAGGTCGCGCTCCATCTGCGGAAGGCGGTTCAGCACCGCCTCGATGCGCAACTGCCGCGACTTCGGTCGGGCCGGATCGCCGTACAGGACGGCGCCGGCCGGCACGTCGCGGTAGCTGATCGTGTTGCCGCCGAGCATCGCGCCGTCGCCGACCACCACACCGTCCGCGGCGCCGGCGCCTCCGGCCAGGACGACGCCGTCGCCGAGCCTGGCGCCGCCCGCCGTCTTGGCCAGGGGCAGGATCAGGCAGTGCTCGCCGACGATCGTGTTGTGGGCGATGTGGACCAGATCGCCGAGCTTGGAGCCGCGGCCGATCACCGTCGCGTCGAGCGCCGCCCGGTCGATCGTGACCTGGGAGCCGATCTCGACGTCGTCGCCGATCTTCACCGTGCCGACCTGCGGGATCTTGAGGTGCCTGCCGTCGCGCTGGAGGTAGCCGTAGCCGTCGCAGCCGATGACCGTGCCGCCGTGGACGACGACGCGGTCGCCGATCGTCACGTCCTCCATGACGACCACCCCGGGAAACAGGACGCAGTCGCTGCCGACCTGGCTCCGTGGTCCGACGTAGGCGTTCGCGTGGACCACGCTGCGGTCGCCGACTACGGCACGGTCGCGAACGGTGACGCCGGCGCCTATGGACACGTCGGCGCCGAGGGTGGCGCTTTCGGCAACGACGGCGGACGGATGAACGCCCGTGTCTTCCCGCCTGCGTTCCCGGTCGATGTGCCGAAGGACGACAACGAAGGCGGCGAACGGATCCTCGACTGCTATCTGGTGGGCAGCCAAACGGGTCGTTGCCGCCGGCACGACCAGCGCGCCGGCAAGGGTGTTCGTGGCGTTCAGCGTCCGTTCGTCCTTGGCGAAGGACAGTTGGTCCGGCCGGGCCCGCTCAAGGGAAGCGATCGAGCGGCACACGAAGTCGCCGTCGCCATGCAGCGCGGATGGGACGTCCGCGTCGGCGAGCAGGCCGCGCACCTCGTCGAGCGTCTTCTCCAGTCGTGGCATGGGACGCCCGGACGGAGCTCCGGTTCAGGAGTCGAGGCGGTAGACGCTGCGGGCCGTGTCGCGGAAGAGGGCCGCCTTCTCGTCGTCGGAGAAGTCCGCCACGATGCGCTGGAAGGAGTTCCAGAGCAGCGTGTAGGCGCCGCCGGCGCGGTCGACCGGGAAGTTCGACTCGAACATGCAGCGGTCGACTCCGAAGCGGTCGATGCAGTGGAGGTAGTAGGGGCGGTGGGCCTCCGCGGTCTCCGCGGACGACGGCGGTGTCTCCTGCTTGTGCCAGCCGAAACCGCAGATCTTCATCGGCAGCCCGCCGAGCTTGACGACGACGTTCTCGCAGCGGGCGAGCCCGGTGATCGACTTGCGCCAGGCCGCCTCGACCTCGCGGCGGCGGTCGCGGTAGGGCCCGATGCCGAGAGGCCCGCCGACGTGGTCCAGGATGATCCGGGTGTCCGGGAAGGCGTGGGCGAGATCGGTCAGTTCATCGATCTGCGGGTGGTAGAGCCAGGCGTCGAAACTCAGGTCGAGTGGCCCCAGGCAGGCGAATCCGCTCCGGAAGTCCGAGCGCAGCAGCATGCTCGGCGGCGGTTTGGAGTGGGACACCCGGATGTCCGGGCTGGGGTCGTAGGCGGCGGAATGGCGGATGCCTCGGAAGCGGCCGCCGCCGGCCTCGATGTGGGCTTCGAGAACCGCCTTGGCGCCATCGCCCAGGAGCATGTTCGCGTGGCTGACGATGCCGGCGATCGAAGCGCCCGCGCCGTCGCTTCGTTTGGCGACTTCCAGCACGAAGTCCGTCTCGCCGACGACCCGCATCTCTTCGGGGCCTTCCTCCCGGTAGCCGGAAGCGCACTCGACGAAGACGGTCGAGGTCACGTTGTGGCCGGTCCCGGTGTCGCCGTGGAGTTCCGCCAGCATGTACCGCGATTCCGGGTAGTCCCAGAGATGGTGGTGGGGGTCGCAGATCTCCTGATCCGGGTCGATCGGCTCTTCCCGGGTGCGGGCCAGCCAGGCCGCTTCCTGTTCGTTCATGCGTGTGACTCCTACATTCACGAAGACGGGAGGTGTTCCATGGGCCATCCAGCGGTGGCGGGTGTCAGGAGTTGTCCTTGCGGGTCCTGATCTCGCCGAAGACCTCGGCGTTCGTGGCGCCGGCCATGCCGAGCTGCGCGCGGATGCCCGCGTCGTCGGGTCGCAGGAAGGGGTTGGTCCTCTTTTCGACCCCCAGGTTCGAGGGCACGGTCGGCTTGCCGTTCCGCCGGAGCTCCTCGATTTCGGCGACCCGGTCCATCAGTTCGTCATTGTCGGGATCGACGGTGACGGCGAAGTGGGCGTTGGAGAGTGTGTACTCGTGGCCGCAGTGGACGATCGCGTCGTCCGGCAGGGCGCGCAGCTTGGCGAGCGACTCCCACATCTGTTCCATCGTGCCCTCGAACACGCGGCCGCAGCCCAGGGCGAACAGCGTGTCGGCGCAGAAGAGCGCCCTCTCGTCCTCGAACCAGTACGTGATGTGCCCCGTCGTGTGACCGGGCGTGTCGAACACCTGCGCTTCGGCTTCGCCGAGCTGGAAACGGTCACCCTCGCGCACCAGGAGGTCGAGGCCCGGAATGCGGTGCTGGTCGGCGGCGGGCCCGACGACCTGGCATCCGTACTTCTCCTTCAGAGCGGGCACCGCGGCGATGTGGTCCATGTGGTGGTGGGTGATGACGATCCAGTCGATGCCGAAGCCGCTGGCGGAGAGCGCCGCTTCGATCGGCCCGGTTTCAGGCGGATCGACGACCGCCGTCTTGCCGCTCCCCGTGTCGTGGAGCACGTAGGAGTAGTTGTCGCTCAGGACGGGGATCGTCTGAATCTCGAGCACGGGGTTCTCCGGCGGAGGGTTGGACGCTTCGGAGTGCGTCGGAGACTGCGGGAAGGCGGACGGGACTATATCCGCCGCTCCCGCAGCACTGCCTGGTTCAGTTCTACGCCGAGACCGGGGCCGTCCGGCACTGCGATCGAACCGTTCTCGAAGCGTTCCGGTGGCAGGACCAGGTCGCCGCGCCAGGCTGCTTCGCCCCACTGCATCTCGAGGATCTCGAAGTTCGGCAGGCCGGCGCAGAGCTGGGCGGAGGCGGCGGTGGCGACGGGGCCGCTCGGGTTGTGAGGCGAGACAGCGATCCCGTCGAGTTCGGCGACGGCGGCGATCTTGCGGGCTTCGAGGAGACCGCCGCAGTGCTTGACGTCGGGCATGATCACGTCGACCGCCTGCTCCCGGCACAGGGGGGCGAAGCCCTCGATCCCGAACAGGAACTCGCCGCCGGCCATGCGCTGTTTGATGGCGCGCTCGATTGCCTTCGTCGCGGCGACATCAGTGGGGGCGACCGGTTCCTCGTACCAGGCGAGGTGTTGGGGTTCGAGCCGGCGGGCGACATCGACGGCAAGGTCGACGTCGAAGAAGCTGTGGCAGTCGATCAGGATGTCGATCTCCACCCCGACCGCCTCGCGGATCGCCTCGACGCAGGCCACACCCAGGTCGGCGGCCACGGCGACCTCGGACCCGGGCGCGTCGAGCGCGGGGAAGCCGTCGAACGGAGCGGCCTTGATCGCGGTGAAACCGTCCTCGACCGCCGCGCGGGCGTTGGCCGCGAAGCCATCGGGCGTACGTTCCCGGGTGGCGCGGTTGATGTTTGCGTAGGCCGGCAGGCGGTCGCGGAGGCTGCCTCCGGTCAACCGGTGAACGGGCGCGTCGACCGCCTTGCCGACCAGGTCCCAGAGCGCCTGTTCGATCACGGAGAAAGCGGTCGCCTCGGAGATCCCGCCGGCTGCTGCCCGTTCGCGTCCGGCTGCGCGGTAGGCCTCGATGTCGAACGGCGAGCGGCCGCGAGCCGCCTCGAAGGCTCGCCCGAGCGCCGGCAGCTCGTACCGTCGACCCAGGGAGCACTCGCCGAGGCCGACTAGGCCGAGGTTCGTCTTGAGATGAACGAACATCCAGACCGTCCGCTCCGTTACCCGGACAGAGGTCAGTTCCAGTTCCTCGATCCGCAGTTTCCCTTCGGCCGCGCCGCTGGGCTGGATGCCGAGGGCCGGTGAGACGGCCAGGGGCAGGAAGGCAGCGCCGCCGGCGGCCGCCATCGCCTGCCGGCGCGTGACCGGTGCCGTCGTTGTCCGCGCCCTCTTCATCGACGCGGGCAACGGTAACAACAGGCCTCGGTTCCGCGTGCGCCGGGCTGTTGCCGGCCGGGCGTTCGTGGAAGGGACGAACGGCCGCTCCTACCAGTTGTAGCTCAGCGAAGCGACCACGTTCCGGCCGGGACTCGAGTAGAGCAGCAGTCGCGGGTCGTTCGCCTGCCTGCCGCGCACATGCCATGACTCGAAGTACGCCTCATCCGTGGCGTTGAGCACGCCGATGCGCAGCTTCATGTCGGCGGGCAGAGCGAAGAAAGCGACCAGATCGACGACTTCGTAGCCCTCCGGGACGTGCTCGCTGTCTGCGACCTTTTCCGGGTCGCGGTCGTCGACCAGCCGTACCGAGCCGTCGAGGCCCCACCTGGCCGAACTGGACAGGTATCGCAATCCCAGGACGCCCTCGTTGGGTGCGACGGAGGCCAGCGGCACTGAAGTCCCGCCGGTTACGTCGTGGCCGTCGATGCGTGCATAGGCGGCACGGAGCAGGACGTTGTCGCCCAGGCGCGATTCGAGTCGGAACTCGACGCCGTCGATCTCGACCTCGGTCAGGTTCACGTTCTGGAACTCGACCACTCTGAGTTGCCGGTTGAACCCGACGTTCTGGAACTCGATGAAGTCGTCGTAGCGGTTCTGGAACCCGTTGACGCTCCAGCTCGTGCCGCCGGCGCTCCAGCGCAAGCCGACCTCGAAGTTGTCGCTGATCTCGGGCTGGAGCGCGGGGTTGGCGATCGTCTGATAGCCGCCGGCCAGGTTCGTGAACCCGGTGTTGATCGAACTGTAGGGCGGCGCCCGGAAGCCGGCCGCGTACTGGGCGGTCAGCGTCGTCGTGCGGTGGAGTTCGATCGCGGCTCCCAGTTTCGGTGAAACGGCGTCCTCGTCCAGGCTGGCCGCAGGCAGGCCGCCGGCGGCGATGTAGACCGTGTCGGTCGGGTCGGCGTCGACGACGAAGCGGTCGTAGCGGACGCCGGGGATCAGGGTGACCCGGTTCCAGCGGAGTTCGGCCTGGGTGTAGGCGCCGGTCTCTTCCGTTTCGGTCTGCGGGAAGTACTTGCTCGGAAAGACGAGCCGGGTGCGCACGGGCCTGCCGGAGAGATCGTGCGCGACCCGATCGCGCAGCATGTCGAACTCATCGATCAGGAAGCTGCCGCCGAAGTAGATCGCGCTGCTGAAGGAGTCGGCGGTTCCCGTCTCGACGAGGCCGTTCATGTCGGCGCCGAAGGTCTTCTGTTCGAACCATAGATCGCCGTTGCGATTGCTCTCGATCGGCGGGCCGAAGCTTGCGGTCAGCCGGTGTTCGGCGACGTTCTGGGCCGTGTCCACGTTCTGGGCGTTGAACCGCCAACTCCACTGGTCGACGGCGCCGCGACTTCTCACTAGCTGCTCGAGCGAAGCGCGGTTGCGATCCTGGGTGTCGTCCGCCAGCACCTCGAGGTTCGTGATCGTGAACGGGCCGAGCCGGCTGGTGCCGAGGGCGGAGAAGACCTCCGTCTCCGCGTCGGTTGAGTTCAGCTCGAAGACCGCGCGGATGGTGTTGCTGGCGGAGATGTCGTAGGCCGCCTTGCCGAGCGCCTGCAGCCGCTCCCGTTCCTGCGGGTTCGGGCGGTCCCTGTCCATGGCGGTTCCGCCGGTCTGCCCCGCGTTGTCCAGTTCGCTGCCGTTGCCCGAACTGACGAACAGGGACGCGCGTCCGGCGTCGCCGCCGCCCGCCAGGGCCAGGTTCAGGTTCGAGTCGTTGCTGCGCCCGTCGAATCCCGCCTTC
Protein-coding regions in this window:
- a CDS encoding methylmalonyl-CoA carboxyltransferase, encoding MSWRSEIDELKRRRELAREMGGTDKVERQHHFGKLTVRERIDAMIDAGSFHEIGEIAGRAEYTKDGELVSFRPSNFVFGVGEIDGRPAIVSGDDFTVRGGSADASIPAKRTRSEGLALEMKLPHVRLVDGMGGGGSVKTIEMAGRTYIPELRSWEVVVRHLAVAPSVSLALGSVAGIGAARVCTAHYSVIVRDTAQMMIAGPALVEWAGGGTVPKEELGHARIHTANGAIDDAVDTEVEAFDRARRFLSYLPTNVDQLPPRLPESERGDDPERRDPELLDFVPRDPKRTYRMRELLGRIVDRGSFFEIGRDWGRSIITGLARLDGWPIAIFAEDVNVYGGGWDADSCRKLSRLIDLASTFHLPLLHLEDCPGFLIGRESEHTATIRFGSQVLAALGQCTTPFCCVVIRKAFGVAGGANHKPGSHHFRYAWPSGDWGSLPIEGGIEVAYKAELAEAEDYDAHLARIKERLNRVRSPFRSAEYFEIEEIIDPRDTRPILCRWANLVAESVPVGRQAFTYRP
- the lpxD gene encoding UDP-3-O-(3-hydroxymyristoyl)glucosamine N-acyltransferase, whose translation is MPRLEKTLDEVRGLLADADVPSALHGDGDFVCRSIASLERARPDQLSFAKDERTLNATNTLAGALVVPAATTRLAAHQIAVEDPFAAFVVVLRHIDRERRREDTGVHPSAVVAESATLGADVSIGAGVTVRDRAVVGDRSVVHANAYVGPRSQVGSDCVLFPGVVVMEDVTIGDRVVVHGGTVIGCDGYGYLQRDGRHLKIPQVGTVKIGDDVEIGSQVTIDRAALDATVIGRGSKLGDLVHIAHNTIVGEHCLILPLAKTAGGARLGDGVVLAGGAGAADGVVVGDGAMLGGNTISYRDVPAGAVLYGDPARPKSRQLRIEAVLNRLPQMERDLRALLRRMERRSETE
- a CDS encoding TonB-dependent hemoglobin/transferrin/lactoferrin family receptor encodes the protein MSVSSPRRQRFAGPWRSALVALGLACILANATPLLSQETASSSAEEGQEAGEPATGEGTFLDEVTVTADHVPSSLRDTPGNVSIVTEEDIEDQLFEDIADLVKYEPGVYVEGDNTRLGLNGFNIRGIGGNRVLTQVDGVPGAEQFDFGPFNVHQQAIDIDTLKSAEIVRSAGSALYGSDAVGGVISLITKNPSDYLGGGNRHVGLKAGFDGRSNDSNLNLALAGGGDAGRASLFVSSGNGSELDNAGQTGGTAMDRDRPNPQERERLQALGKAAYDISASNTIRAVFELNSTDAETEVFSALGTSRLGPFTITNLEVLADDTQDRNRASLEQLVRSRGAVDQWSWRFNAQNVDTAQNVAEHRLTASFGPPIESNRNGDLWFEQKTFGADMNGLVETGTADSFSSAIYFGGSFLIDEFDMLRDRVAHDLSGRPVRTRLVFPSKYFPQTETEETGAYTQAELRWNRVTLIPGVRYDRFVVDADPTDTVYIAAGGLPAASLDEDAVSPKLGAAIELHRTTTLTAQYAAGFRAPPYSSINTGFTNLAGGYQTIANPALQPEISDNFEVGLRWSAGGTSWSVNGFQNRYDDFIEFQNVGFNRQLRVVEFQNVNLTEVEIDGVEFRLESRLGDNVLLRAAYARIDGHDVTGGTSVPLASVAPNEGVLGLRYLSSSARWGLDGSVRLVDDRDPEKVADSEHVPEGYEVVDLVAFFALPADMKLRIGVLNATDEAYFESWHVRGRQANDPRLLLYSSPGRNVVASLSYNW
- a CDS encoding pyridoxal-dependent decarboxylase, whose translation is MTFVDKSPERIAELEQEVGHLRRRIDQLKARDVHGYLLSDAAQEDWFDLRRIPDVGLSAEAARLMVENAHSLDFDQRLNTSSYVNVALDEEEAAIVLMGMQVNLADQTVYPQSYKLHDTTVNVIADLWNCPKPDDFDDYGVFPGAGTVGSTEACLLAGLALKFRWRHWYARHKRTTVDRILGVRPNLVISTCFQAAWEKLFKYMDIEPRLLEPSVGSFVLDPERVREAMDDRTIGVVCIMGNHYGGQYDPVHVVDRVVEEVNRERGFRVGIHVDAASGGFVAPFQDGLPPWDFRLKNVLSISASGHKYGESCCGTGWVVWRERSDLSEHVGISVTYLGGKAHSYALNFSRPASGVYDQYYKLIHFGREGYERVTKNMMENARFIRDGLKSMTCNGMPRFLLLDDGDERCLPVVSAMLNPDCGLDYDATDLQHAVSQHHWYVGSYPMGYGHPVTGEQLPLFHDADPEQSMFRVVVKSNLTRNLAGHLLESLEHALETLDTVSASGTRSFEWHRLRHKDQRRFTDHC
- the gloB gene encoding hydroxyacylglutathione hydrolase — encoded protein: MLEIQTIPVLSDNYSYVLHDTGSGKTAVVDPPETGPIEAALSASGFGIDWIVITHHHMDHIAAVPALKEKYGCQVVGPAADQHRIPGLDLLVREGDRFQLGEAEAQVFDTPGHTTGHITYWFEDERALFCADTLFALGCGRVFEGTMEQMWESLAKLRALPDDAIVHCGHEYTLSNAHFAVTVDPDNDELMDRVAEIEELRRNGKPTVPSNLGVEKRTNPFLRPDDAGIRAQLGMAGATNAEVFGEIRTRKDNS
- a CDS encoding amidohydrolase family protein, with product MNEQEAAWLARTREEPIDPDQEICDPHHHLWDYPESRYMLAELHGDTGTGHNVTSTVFVECASGYREEGPEEMRVVGETDFVLEVAKRSDGAGASIAGIVSHANMLLGDGAKAVLEAHIEAGGGRFRGIRHSAAYDPSPDIRVSHSKPPPSMLLRSDFRSGFACLGPLDLSFDAWLYHPQIDELTDLAHAFPDTRIILDHVGGPLGIGPYRDRRREVEAAWRKSITGLARCENVVVKLGGLPMKICGFGWHKQETPPSSAETAEAHRPYYLHCIDRFGVDRCMFESNFPVDRAGGAYTLLWNSFQRIVADFSDDEKAALFRDTARSVYRLDS
- a CDS encoding mandelate racemase/muconate lactonizing enzyme family protein, with protein sequence MKRARTTTAPVTRRQAMAAAGGAAFLPLAVSPALGIQPSGAAEGKLRIEELELTSVRVTERTVWMFVHLKTNLGLVGLGECSLGRRYELPALGRAFEAARGRSPFDIEAYRAAGRERAAAGGISEATAFSVIEQALWDLVGKAVDAPVHRLTGGSLRDRLPAYANINRATRERTPDGFAANARAAVEDGFTAIKAAPFDGFPALDAPGSEVAVAADLGVACVEAIREAVGVEIDILIDCHSFFDVDLAVDVARRLEPQHLAWYEEPVAPTDVAATKAIERAIKQRMAGGEFLFGIEGFAPLCREQAVDVIMPDVKHCGGLLEARKIAAVAELDGIAVSPHNPSGPVATAASAQLCAGLPNFEILEMQWGEAAWRGDLVLPPERFENGSIAVPDGPGLGVELNQAVLRERRI